One Oryza brachyantha chromosome 3, ObraRS2, whole genome shotgun sequence DNA segment encodes these proteins:
- the LOC102720418 gene encoding uncharacterized protein LOC102720418, whose translation MTSDSLPFGLSVGRKQASGGYRYTEQYEWQHLALRQREQATREQPHIGSAMKYPLHAYHRVEESVAAIEIPPQVRGHDLHSNGETCNDRSCSHSYTETEMKDLVAFSHGNAETEKNFVICDQPLNSTRLLESKQHSYPFGNKIGGYHGQGHACPRHSSKQGEYNLSPGLAQTSCQWTEGEPSLDHLCDSAKRADGYMRATERQGEFFSANQGSGSKNTNYQEGRHLPAEANFPSVPFPMIDKAGHRSYMENVHTYDKRDGYCSKDPMFNISDHTSVGRTCHRVEVGRAHTRKGFDEFATHHEQFHQSPRDNFRDHMGSSRSCRSTHKCKMSRKQCAKQDLQKKNSNSTFVGRHGRNSNRKRHGDHLDGQRVKRNMPSEDLSKELCYPKMKDWQSYSHVDERHSGSDALRNDNQEGQTKKIKKGGQIGEKGNYHPKKGIITTAVCSGSESNENSGSGMLNPKCRNKTIVSSNGPKQSEGSNNIKLESDKKPSLVVCTKNLDGIKSKEVFDSKLHQASVTHVEKGVLMKESENTSPSELLRECLIIWRRLKKDNCAEAENIIQTNTNGSVKTSKISFSGRLGNQRPTNSGIDDENSSTSRSAYVSSESDDESNSPSDNSKRCRGVMSSCELQKCSKERAGRESEQPFQSLRGNNYMKSPKYIIADASHPESSVCQKVSQHGEITDHLDANSKNELIVGYGTEKTLVADCAQLGERITSLSAIPELLDKKVVALCSMHDDSLKVNVSECSNQDSEISQFSATKLDKGTTDTLLEKPVTLSMGSDCRDIQWDGKDYNILRIKQEHSQHADSEHDMHHKESEEGPSQALKVASNKQIPHQFVSDPENPCTTRQADWNSFSSIPDLNCLPSTNADEERRPFEKVTFQVDGEGTDTQNDIKSLSASSCEPTLQKEQFKQREANELTQGICERECANRFHSPNSHSGPSQQSIVEENSMSIDAFKIVLCEFIKNIMKPLWEDGLLSREVHKIIARKAVDKVITVLAAKVPLTEIATCRFLLDESQSLEKLVQGYLDVYVGREVLKKKHAQ comes from the exons ATGACTTCGGACAGCTTGCCATTTGGACTTTCTGTTGGTAGAAAACAAGCATCAGGAGGATATAGATACACTGAGCAGTACGAATGGCAACATTTAGCTCTTCGTCAAAGAGAACAAGCAACAAGGGAGCAACCCCACATTGGTTCAGCCATGAAATACCCTCTGCATGCATATCACAG GGTAGAAGAATCTGTGGCGGCTATAGAAATTCCACCTCAGGTTAGAGGACATGATTTGCATAGTAATGGCGAAACTTGCAATGATAGAAGTTGTAGCCATTCTTATACGGAGACAGAAATGAAGGATTTGGTGGCCTTTTCACACGGCAATGCTGAAACTGAGAAGAACTTTGTGATATGCGACCAACCTCTCAATTCAACTAGACTCCTGGAGTCAAAGCAACATAG TTATCCCTTTGGAAATAAGATTGGTGGATATCATGGTCAAGGTCATGCTTGTCCTCGCCATTCATCAAAACAGGGCGAGTACAATCTTTCACCTGGTCTTGCTCAGACAAGTTGTcagtg GACTGAGGGAGAACCTTCCCTTGATCACTTGTGTGATTCTGCAAAAAGAGCAGATGGATATATGCGTGCGACAGAAAGACAGGGGGAGTTCTTTTCAGCTAATCAAGGGAGTGGctctaaaaatacaaattatcaAGAAGGTCGACATCTGCCAGCTGAAGCTAACTTCCCAAGTGTCCCCTTCCCAATGATAGATAAAGCAGGGCATCGATCTTACATGGAAAATGTCCACACTTACGATAAGCGCGATGGCTACTGTTCAAAAGATCCGATGTTTAATATTTCTGATCACACCTCAGTTGGTCGAACATGTCATAGGGTTGAAGTAGGGAGAGCTCACACCAGGAAGGGATTCGATGAATTTGCCACCCATCATGAACAATTTCATCAATCTCCACGTGATAATTTCAGGGACCACATGGGTAGCAGTCGAAGTTGCAGGAGTACTCATAAATGCAAGATGTCAAGAAAGCAATGTGCAAAACAGGATCTCCAGAAAAAGAACTCAAATTCCACTTTTGTTGGCAGGCATGGGAGAAACAGTAACCGGAAAAGGCATGGTGATCATTTGGATGGACAGAGAGTTAAGAGGAATATGCCTTCTGAGGATCTGTCTAAAGAATTATGCTATCCGAAGATGAAGGATTGGCAATCTTATTCTCATGTTGATGAACGCCATAGTGGTTCTGATGCACTAAGAAATGATAATCAGGAGGGACAGACCAAAAAGATCAAGAAAGGAGGTCAAAttggagaaaaaggaaattatCATCCAAAAAAAGGTATTATAACAACTGCTGTATGTAGTGGTTCAGAGTCTAATGAGAATTCAGGTTCAGGTATGTTAAATCCTAAATGTAGAAACAAAACCATTGTGTCATCAAATGGACCCAAACAAAGTGAAGGAAGTAACAACATAAAGTTAGAGTCTGATAAGAAGCCTAGTTTGGTTGTTTGCACAAAAAACCTAGATGGCATTAAGAGCAAGGAGGTTTTCGATAGTAAACTACATCAAGCTTCAGTCACCCATGTGGAGAAAGGTGTGCTCATGAAAGAATCAGAGAATACTTCTCCGTCTGAACTACTTCGTGAATGTTTGATTATATGGAGAAGATTAAAGAAAGACAATTGTGCGGAAGCTGAAAATATCATACAAACCAATACAAATGGGTCAGTGAAAACAAGCAAGATATCTTTCAGCGGAAGACTGGGAAATCAAAGACCTACCAACTCAGGAATTGATGATGAAAACAGCAGCACATCAAGGAGTGCTTATGTTAGCTCAGAAAGCGATGATGAAAGTAATAGTCCATCTGACAACTCCAAACGATGTAGAGGTGTAATGTCATCTTGTGAATTACAAAAGTGCAGTAAAGAAAGAGCTGGGAGAGAGTCAGAGCAACCCTTCCAATCACTTCGTGGCAACAACTACATGAAAAGccccaaatatataatagctgATGCTTCTCATCCTGAAAGTAGTGTGTGTCAGAAGGTTTCTCAGCATGGGGAGATTACTGATCATTTGGATGCAAATAGTAAAAACGAATTGATTGTTGGCTATGGAACTGAGAAGACACTAGTAGCTGATTGTGCCCAATTAGGTGAGCGAATAACCAGTTTGTCAGCTATTCCAGAATTGCTGGACAAAAAAGTTGTTGCTCTTTGCTCAATGCATGATGACAGTTTGAAGGTAAATGTCTCAGAGTGTTCAAATCAGGACAGTGAAATTTCTCAATTCAGTGCGACAAAATTGGATAAAGGAACGACAGATACGCTTCTAGAGAAGCCTGTTACTCTTTCCATGGGAAGTGACTGCAGAGACATCCAATGGGATGGTAAGGATTACAACATTTTGAGAATCAAACAAGAGCATTCACAACATGCAGACTCTGAGCATGACATGCATCATAAAGAGAGTGAGGAGGGACCATCTCAAGCTCTTAAAGTCGCATCAAACAAACAGATACCCCACCAGTTCGTTTCTGACCCAGAGAATCCTTGTACTACTAGACAAGCTGATTGGAATTCATTTTCCTCGATACCAGACCTAAATTGCTTGCCTAGTACGAATGCAGATGAAGAACGAAGGCCATTTGAGAAAGTAACTTTTCAGGTTGATGGGGAAGGTACAGATACCCAGAATGATATTAAGAGTCTTTCAGCTTCCTCTTGTGAGCCCACTCTGCAGAAAGAACAGTTTAAGCAACGTGAAGCTAATGAACTTACTCAAGGAATTTGCGAAAGGGAATGTGCAAACAGGTTTCACTCACCTAATTCACATAGTGGGCCATCTCAGCAAAGCATAGTTGAAGAAAATAGCATGTCAATTGATGCATTCAAGATTGTCCTCTGTGAATTCATCAAGAATATCATGAAGCCTTTGTGGGAAGATGGGCTTTTATCCCGGGAAGTCCACAAAATTATAGCGAGAAAGGCTGTGGACAAGGTGATCACCGTGTTGGCCGCAAAGGTCCCTCTGACAGAAATAGCTACATGTAGATTTTTGTTAGATGAATCTCAGAGTCTAGAGAAACTCGTTCAG GGTTACTTGGATGTATACGTGGGAAGGGAAGTTCTTAAAAAGAAGCATGCCCAGTAA
- the LOC102716855 gene encoding uncharacterized protein LOC102716855, whose translation MAANQGEGEGEAAPHHREPGQRRPMCGVCTKPLRLCLCGRLRRPPLDTTVGVTVLQHVMEASHPLNSTRVARLGLRNLAVAQVSDVNHRASFHLRTLDGAAASGRGHAAAAGNRGRSDVPGEIHVPEDGRGGVAGPEPCEGEILDSAIRPAGISGELDGEISCAGCDFVMKGINASGDLDMKDANLGGSSDSGTERLDLVDVPDRIGCDLDGEVCGVQSDLSGNEGFSFQNMKGNGHCSDSERLGSSANQIGTYSVNAINGEIHHSMDKGMAHKLNGDFPRQLVENVLEFQVAAVQNCNGVCREDAFIGAAIRQGWTMKNMDKCSISYTEKELKIDIERGVKPKIRWLSRGPLGQSAVSNGFTVTKIQMKKSKLTGEVSVFEEFSITIPPKSALLFPCQRAISIDASDCQVQHLIVLDGTWAKAQRMYHENPWLQLLPHVKLESGGVSLYSEVRHEPRAGCLSTIESIAVAMRKLGEDKKGLDDLLCVFESMIADQRRCKDENWKQKLEAKT comes from the coding sequence ATGGCGGCGAAccagggcgagggcgagggcgaggcggcccCGCATCACCGGGAGCCCGGCCAGCGCCGCCCGATGTGCGGCGTCTGCACCAAGCCCCTCCGCCTCTGCCTCtgcggccgcctccgccgcccgccgctcgaCACCACCGTCGGCGTCACCGTCCTGCAGCACGTGATGGAGGCCAGCCACCCGCTCAACTccacccgcgtcgcccgcctcggcctccgcaacctcgccgtcgcgcagGTCAGCGACGTCAACCACCGAGCCAGCTTCCACCTCCGGACGCTCGACGGCGCCGCAGCATCGGGTcgcggccacgccgccgccgccggaaaTCGTGGCCGTTCCGACGTGCCTGGGGAGATTCACGTGCCGGAGGACGGAAGAGGCGGCGTTGCTGGTCCTGAGCCATGCGAAGGTGAAATATTAGACTCTGCAATACGCCCTGCCGGAATTTCTGGCGAATTAGATGGAGAAATTAGTTGTGCAGGATGTGATTTTGTGATGAAGGGAATCAATGCTTCTGGTGATTTGGATATGAAAGATGCGAATCTTGGAGGTTCTAGCGATAGCGGTACTGAAAGATTGGATCTTGTGGATGTGCCTGACAGGATTGGGTGTGATTTGGATGGAGAGGTTTGTGGTGTTCAGAGTGACTTGAGTGGCAATGAAGGTTTCAGCTTCCAGAATATGAAGGGTAATGGGCATTGCTCGGATTCTGAAAGACTGGGCTCTTCAGCAAACCAGATAGGAACCTATTCTGTTAATGCCATCAATGGTGAAATTCATCATAGTATGGATAAGGGGATGGCACACAAGCTAAATGGAGATTTTCCTCGTCAATTGGTGGAAAATGTCTTAGAGTTTCAGGTGGCAGCTGTCCAGAATTGCAATGGTGTATGCAGAGAAGATGCTTTCATTGGTGCTGCTATTCGGCAAGGTTGGACTATGAAAAACATGGATAAGTGCTCTATTTCCTACACAGAGAAAGAACTCAAGATTGATATTGAGCGTGGTGTGAAGCCCAAAATCAGATGGTTGTCAAGAGGTCCACTTGGTCAGTCAGCTGTCTCAAATGGTTTTACCGTGACGAAAATACAAATGAAGAAGTCAAAACTAACTGGGGAAGTTTCAGTGTTTGAAGAATTCTCAATCACCATACCACCAAAGTCAGCTCTTCTATTCCCATGCCAGAGGGCAATCAGCATTGATGCTTCAGATTGTCAGGTACAGCATTTGATTGTGTTGGATGGAACTTGGGCAAAGGCGCAACGTATGTACCATGAGAATCCATGGCTACAACTTCTGCCACATGTGAAGCTAGAATCAGGTGGTGTTAGCTTGTATAGCGAGGTGAGGCATGAGCCAAGGGCTGGGTGCTTGTCTACCATTGAGAGCATAGCTGTTGCCATGCGGAAACTTGGAGAAGATAAAAAGGGGCTAGATGATCTGCTGTGTGTTTTCGAGTCAATGATTGCTGATCAACGGAGATGCAAGGATGAGAATTGGAAACAAAAACTTGAGGCCAAGACATAA
- the LOC102717138 gene encoding purple acid phosphatase 18: MEERAGARRRSRSPPMALLLLLLLSACSSAASGAPVLGEDYVRPPPAPRRCGVHRKALLSLFPWSKKKASSSASDPQQVHISLAGAKHMRVTFITDDNSVPSVVDYGTEAGTYTSTSQGESTSYSYLMYSSGKIHHVVIGPLNDNTVYYYQCGGHGPEFQFKTPPSQFPLSLAVVGDLGQTSWTTSTLNHIKQCEHDMLLLPGDLSYADYMQHLWDSFGTLVEPLASTRPWMVTEGNHEKENILFFKSGFQSYNARWKMPYEESGSTSNLYYSFEVAGVHAIMLGSYTDYDESSDQYAWLKADLAKIDRKRTPWVIILLHAPWYNSNWAHQGEGDSMMAAMEPLLYAAHVDIVIAGHVHAYERAKRVYKGGIDPCGAVHITIGDGGNREGLAHRYRNPKPTWSVFREASFGHGELKIVNATHAHWTWHRNDDEEPVRTDDAWINSLAGSGCIQDGSHEYRKILMSP; this comes from the exons ATGGAGGAGCGAGCCGGAGCGCGCAGGCGCAGCAGGAGCCCTCCCATGgccctgctcctcctcctcctgctctccGCATGCTCCTCTGCCGCCTCCGGGGCTCCCGTGTTGGGCGAGGACTACGTccggcctccgccggcgccccGGCGCTGCGGCGTCCACAGGAAGGCCCTCCTCAGCCTCTTCCCTTGGAGCAAGAAGAAGGCCTCCTCTTCGGCCTCCGATCCGCAGCAG GTGCACATTTCACTAGCTGGAGCAAAGCACATGAGAGTTACATTTATCACTGATGATAACTCTGTCCCCTCAGTTGTAGACTATGGAACTGAAGCAGGCACATACACATCAACATCTCAAGGAGAAAGCACATCATACAGCTATTTAATGTATAGCTCAGGAAAGATCCACCATGTTGTTATTGGACCTCTTAATGACAACACAGTTTACTACTATCAATGTGGAGGGCATGGTCCGGAGTTCCAATTTAAGACACCACCCTCCCAATTTCCCTTGTCATTGGCTGTTGTAGGTGATCTGGGGCAGACCAGTTGGACAACTTCAACACTTAATCATATTAAACAGTGTGAACATGATATGCTTTTACTCCCTGGTGATCTCTCCTATGCTGATTATATGCAACATTTGTGGGACTCTTTTGGTACGTTGGTGGAACCACTTGCTAGCACCAGGCCCTGGATGGTAACAGAAGGAAACCATGAGAAGGaaaatatactgttttttAAGTCTGGATTTCAATCATACAATGCACGATGGAAGATGCCTTATGAAGAAAGTGGATCCACATCAAACCTCTACTACTCCTTTGAAGTTGCAGGGGTGCATGCTATAATGCTAGGTTCTTATACAGATTACGATGAAAGTTCAGATCAGTACGCTTGGCTCAAG GCTGATCTAGCTAAGATAGATAGGAAGAGAACGCCATGGGTCATCATATTGTTGCATGCACCATGGTATAATAGCAATTGGGCCCATCAGGGCGAAGGTGACAGTATGATGGCTGCAATGGAGCCTTTGCTCTATGCTGCTCATGTGGATATTGTAATCGCAGGTCATGTGCATGCTTATGAACGAGCG AAGCGAGTCTACAAGGGGGGGATTGATCCTTGTGGGGCTGTTCACATAACAATTGGGGATGGGGGAAACCGAGAAGGCTTGGCCCACAG GTACCGAAATCCAAAACCAACCTGGTCAGTCTTCCGGGAAGCAAGTTTTGGGCATGGTGAGCTAAAGATAGTCAATGCTACACATGCCCACTGGACTTGGCACAGGAATGATGACGAAGAACCAGTGAGAACGGATGATGCGTGGATAAACTCACTGGCAGGTTCTGGGTGCATCCAGGATGGTAGCCATGAGTACAGGAAAATTCTGATGTCCCCTTGA